GACCTAATAAAATCAGATCACACTAAATTAGTTCTCAAAATGTTCGGatctaaatcaaatttttaaactgGACCGAACCATGTATAGCCCTAACCAAAACTCATGGACCATGACCTTCCTTATCGGCCATCTTAAGTTTGTGTAGCAACGTTATTTctcaattttctttgttttttggcGCTTCTAACACTTTTACAACATCTTCATGTATGTTGAGCATTCTTTACCTTGGTTGCTTTTTTCACGCGCCAACCTTTTCGCCccgcttatcttgttgcttaaatTATAAACAAAGCAAAGCCCTGCCTTTATGCTAATGTATGCCATCATCATTTCTTCTAAGCTTTCATTTTTGTGCCTATCCTCTAAAACTAATTAGCTTATCAAGTTTCCCCTTTAATTTGTATTGTAAAATGCATGTTATACTTTTCGAGCTGCGTGTGAGTGTGGCACAGCACATGCTCTGAATGGATAAACATGATTCATATATTATGATACCACTATTACTAGTAGAACTAGCATAAATATAATTTGTTTGCATATCAATGCTGTAAGATaggtataatttattatttttaattaataatatttaaaaatattaaataaaaatataatattaatttattgaattaaaatgagataatgttaaattttattttttaatttatatataaattttaatttaatccctaaaattttaattatttttatttagtctCTTAATTCTATAAATATTACTCACATTGAGTATTGTGAAAGAGATTAAGagacataaaaatataatattttagattttttaatatgtaaattattttataaattaaaacaatgcAGATATTATTGTTGactgttagaatataattatgatcaattagtattatttaatatatctgagtatttattataggagattacgtctttattattataattcttttagtacctataaatatctttttatattgtatcattctaaaCAACTTGAATAGACAACTTGATtacactcaataatacacaaatcctTCCTCCAGTTtagtctcttatttctaacatTGTATCAGAGCCATGGTATTCTCTTTGGAGAGGATATGTTGTTTTCCTTGCAGTGAAATCACcgtagtttttgtatttttttctatgccattctttttttccttttgtcactctttttctatgctttttcacctCACCGACtaacttaatttatttgtctTGTGTTTTTTCGAGTCGAATGATCAAACACCATTGTCATCTGCTGCTTATCTATTctcaagaaaaaattatatagttTTCGCTCACTTTCGGCAGTTCCATCTGCGTTTTCtcgtggcagttccgtctgcgttctctcgtggcagttccgtctgcgtttCGTCTGTGTTTCCTTGTGACAGTTCTGTATGCGTTTCTTTTCGGCAGTTCTATCTGCGCTTCTTTCAGACAAACGACAGTTCTGTTTGCGCTTCCTTCAGACTAGCGACAGTTccatctgcgcttccttcagacAATCGACAGTTCCATCTGCGCTTCCTTCTGTCAGTTCCGTCTGCACCCGTTTTATCCGTTTATGcagttttttctctttatttcgttgttttaaataaatttcaaactcaagttgtcacttgagtttgagggagatgttagaatataattaggatcaattagtattatttactATATCTGAGTATTTATTATATgagattacgtctttattattacaATTCTCGTAGTAactataaatacccttttatattgtatcagaCAATTTGAATATTACACTCAATAATATACAAATCCTTCTTCTAGTTTAGTCTCTTATTTCAAACATTGACCAATCCCAACAACTCACAAAAAATTATTGCTGATCTTAAagtaaagttaaaaaaaaaactaaaagaagtaATACAGATAGAGAAGTAATTCATATGTTGGAGGAGAATTTGGCTGATTACAAGAGATATAAGAGaggtattaaaaaaaatagaatttagtGGCTGAAATGTGGACATTAGAATACTAAATTttttcattctaaatttcaataCAAAAATCGAAAGAACAAGATCTACAAACTGTAAGACAATTTTGGTAcggttaaaattaatttagggGACATAGTTCAAGTTGCTCATGACTACTTTTTAGGAGTTTTTCTCATCCTCTAATTCTCGGCAATCAATAGAGAAGGACATTAACTCTATTTGAAGGAAGGTGGATGATAGAACTAATTAAATGCTCATAAGAAGAGTGATAGAAAGTGAAATCAAAGATGCTGTTTTTTATTAATCCTTTATGGAGATTATGGATTCACAGTAAaattcttttgattttactGAAAATTTATCTAGAAGGAAGTGGTGgaaatagttaaaattttttttacaaatgaTAAGATGTTAAGATTCTTGAATTATACTCAAATTTATCTCATTCTAAAAATTCTTATGATAGAGACGATGATCCAGATAAGGCTAATAAGTTTCAATAGTATCTTTTATAAGGTAATCTCTAAAGTTTTAGTTGGCATGTAACATGTTATGAATAAGGTTATTAGTAATAATTAAAGtacatttattataaaaatgttGATCAGCAATAACATCATTATTGTCCATAAATACATACATTTTtctaaaagaataagaaatttGGTGATTACGACTTAGCCCTCGAACTTGATATGAGTAAGGCATATAATagaattaaatgaaattttgtaaaagaaataaatggattgaatgaaaaaatatgtgattactgtattttattctattattataaaagaataacctcataatttttttaaatcacgtaataaattacaataaggtgatctcttttctctttatctttttataatttgtaaaaaaaaaattattttgtatgttCCACATAAGagaataaagataagaaatttTTGGTCTAAGACTTTATAGTAGATATCCttcttttagtattttttttacaaatgaCTCAATTTTGTGTTTATAAAGAAACGAAAACATGCCAACACCTTATGCATATCTAATATCTTGCAGGCCTATACTTTTAGTCATAACACTCCaaaacaaactgaaaattttttaacccataatctataaatatttttttttgtagataGACAAGACAAATACTTAGGActatttaaaaatctaaaagactttatttaattacttacgtgataaaataaaaaagaaaaaataaatttgaaaaaagaatgatataataaatatgGAGTTAAATCTCAAAGTGATTCCTGAAATTGCTTAAGCCTTAAAGTGGCTCTTGAAATTAATAGTTACTCAATTTTGTCTCGAAATTTATACTCCAAGACTCATACTAGTCCTTAAGACATTTTTCATTCACTGGAACACTAAAAATAGTAtcgttttgtatttattaaaaaaaaaaaaacaccccCTCCTTCTTTCTACACTCCCTTTCCCTTTTCCAACCCTTTCTCAGTTCTCCTTTCCCTTTTCCTTCCATGCTTCCCttccccttcttcttctccatccccagttccctttcccttttctttccaTGGTCTATTTCTCCTTCCCCAATCCTTCCCCATTTcaccttttctttttccttccacgctcttcttttcttttcccaaTCCATCCCtagtttcctttttcttttcccttcccATTTTCCTTCTCTAATATGAGGcccttcctttttttcttttcctttccctctctcttctcctttctcaaTCTGAGGTCTTTCCCCATCTCGAGATCTCTGTTATCGCCTCTCCGACTTTCGTCACGGCACCACGCTGCTTGCTCCACTTCCCAACCTAGTCTCTCTTCTCTGTCTTTCCTCTTGTATAgattcttttttttcaattttttactgtAATAGAATTTATTCTGGATGTTTAAATGCATTGATTTTGACACGTGTTTAGCTCTATTTTTGTAattcctttcttattttattgGAATCTTTGTTTCATTAGTTTACTGTATAAAATTCACGTAATACTGAAGTTAGAGAGAAGCGGCAACTGAAAGAAAGGAGAAGGGAAAGGGGAAGGGACTCGAATTGGGGAAGAAGAGActcagtttttttttattttaaatacaaaacGACGTCATTTCAGCATTCTGATGAACGAAAAGTGCATTAGGGACTAGTATGAGTTCTGGAATGCAAGTTTGaggataaaattaaacaattattaattttaaggaccattttaaaatttgattacaaTTTTAGAAATTACTTTGAGGTTTACCTCAATAAATACGTTTAtctgttattaaaatttatattattaaatgtataatataattaaactttttataattataatatattacaaCTAATTTATTTAACTTATCCTTATAGTGAATAATTTATTTCTGTTTGATGACCTctcaaaaaaagtaaaatatatattaaaaaaagtgaTAAATATATCTtaacaatatttataaaaattaatataatattgattattttaaaatttaattttttgttaacacACATCGGGATTGAAGGAACTAGACTCTGTACActtaaaacaagaaataaaaaagaaaagaacagtAACACAGCTAGTGAGagaaagaaaggagagagaaggcTCAGACAGACACCTGAGCTTACTAGTTAGTGAGTAGTGACTACCACTCTAACAATCTATCTTTGAGGCTTTGACCATTGTCCTCCATTTCCCCAAAACTTgctccttttccttttcttttccttgctaCTCTTCAACATTTCTACCATTTTTTTGCGCGTCCCAGCTCACAGCAGTAGCATCATTACTATACACTGGTAACTGCTGTTTCATAGCTGTGGTGTGTTCTTTGCCACTTCCCATTGGTTCAGCTCTGTTATCATTTTCCCATGTTTTTTACGACAAAAGCTTGATATTTTTCATCTGTGTATTGTTTATAATAGTATTCCTAATCAGGTTGGTTGTTGGTGTGTTGGGGTGTGTGTTTGTACAGTTGGGCTTGTTGGTTTTGGCTTAGTTTCCTTTCTCTTCATTATGATTCTTCCATTCTCGTCTCCCAAATCTGTCATTTTCCTGCCTATTTGAGTGTTTTAAAAAAAGGAActtttgtctttattttcattctattttttacTTCTTTGTTTTACAACACTTTGGTTCTACATTGTATCCTCTTTCAATTTcatacgttttttttttttaaatgctttGCTTTCTTTTGATGTATTGGTGATACACTGCATGTAGATCTGGGATTTTAGTTTTCATATTCAGACATGGGGTGCTTAAAGTTTGTGTCTTTCCCCTATTCTTCAAACGAGCTAGTTTTTCACTTTCCACATGTATAGAGAGTAATGGCTAAAACTTAAAAGGGACCATTGCCACTTCATTGAGCTTCACTTAAGTTATACTATTCTCAggggaaaaaataaagaaaataaaataaaaggaggACACTTTAATCCTGAACATTAATGAGCTTGGAATTATGGTTGTCAGCAATTCTGTACAGCATAGCACACCCAATCATTTCTAGTTATAATATGCTTTCGTTGACCGCATCATGGGTTTAGAAGATTACATTAAGTGGGATGCTAATGTAGCTGTCATTGTAGTTTATTGATGGTCCATGGAGGGCTCAAGTGCTCCTTGTTGCTATGGAGTAAAAGGGAGGAAATGTcattaaagaaaattttgaaaaaaggtgGAAGATAGTTTTCCGTTAATGATAGTTTACTTATTATGTTGGTGCAAGGTTTTATTATGTTTAGTGTGTTCcatttatttctattttgtttgGTGGTAGTGGAGTTAGTTTACATGGAGTTTCTTTGAAGGGATTATATGTAGGTTTATTTGTTTGTtgggttttttattttctgttgaaTGCCATTGTCATTTGCTGCAAAGTGCAAACAAATCCGTCTCTTTCATTCTTATAAATCAAAATCCTTATTggctttatttctttctcagaTTACTATTGCCTCCCTATCGACTTTGACGTTAAAATATGCAGACAACAAAAGCAAGGTAAGGTTGTTGGTACTTAACTCTTTTCCAACACTCCATCTTTGTGCCTTCTCTATTTATTTAATTGGTGTTTTAGTGGATTCATAATGAGGATCATATTACATGTTTTGAACATCTACAATTTATCTACAACAAGATTTGGATCTTTGATAtatagtttttactttttaaggAGACATGTCTGTTTGATTGGAGTTGTTTGGTGAGAtgctaatgaaataatgaatCGTGTTGTTATTTTGTCTTATTTTCCCCTCCATTTGGCAATCATGTGTTGAGACTTGAGAAGGGCTGTTTTGTATCTTTGTAAAAAACATAGCACCTTTTCTTGTGAATATTCCATTTCAttcttgaaattttaaaaagaaattatttcaaatgcatgttttcattttttatcttttaaattttggttAAGATGCTTTTTGATCTGCATTCTATGCTTATTTTGCTTGCTAATTGTCATATGGTTGGCTTTGATCAGAGCTAGCACTTCAGAAATGCCCCGAAGGAAATCTCCTGCAACTCCTCGTGCCGGTCGACAATCCAGGGCACCAGGCTCTGATTCAGACTCTGCCTCCTCATCTCCGAACCCATTGAGTAAGACTCCAAAGGATAAAATCCCAAAGGTTGTTGAACACAAGTCACCACGAAGTCCATTGTCTGAGGTATTCTTCTTGGCTAAAAGCCTGTAATTTTGGCAATTATATTGGTAATCTTATGAGTAATAGAAACTATACAATATTTATCTCCATGGATATGAAAAGTCCCAACACCAAAGTGTATTCAAATTATGGATAATTTCTTCATTATTTACTCTAGAAGAAGAGGCCGACTAGGGTCCAGGAATTGGAGTCTCAACTTGCTCAACTTCAGGAGGATCACAAGAGAGCTAAGGATCAACTTAACTCTTCTGAGTCATGGAAAAGAAAGGCTCAGCAAGAGGCCGAAGAGGCGAAAAAGCAGCTTGTAGCAATGACAAAAGAGCTGGAGGAGTCCCAGCATCAGCTTTTGGAACTATCTGCTTCTGAAGAAGAACGGATTCAAGAACTCCGTAAAATCTCTCAAGACCGCGACCGAGCATGGCAGTCTGAACTAGAGGCTGTTCAAAAGCAGCATGCAATGGATTCATCTGCTCTGGCATCTGCCATGAATGAAATCCAGAAGCTGAAAATGCAACTCGAAAGAGCACGCGAATCTGAAGCTTCTCAGGCAAACAATGCAGATACAGCTCATGCTGAGATTCAGGAGCTGAGAATGGAGCTCGACGAGACACTCTCGTTTCTGGAAAAGCTGAAAAATGAAGTAAATGATTGCAAAGAATCTGAGTCCCGGGCATTGGAAATAGTTGGCAAAACTCAAATGCAGTTAGAAGAAGCAAATAAGACTGTGGAAACACTCCAGTTAGAAGCTATGAAAGCCTCAGAAGCTTATAAAGCCATAGCTTTGGAGTTGGAGCAGTCAAGAGGTCAAGTTAAAGCATTGGAGGAACATGTGAACAAGCTCCAGGCTGATTTGGCTTGTGGTGCTAAGAAAGATACATCAGGCCCAAGCAATGAACCTGGAACTGAAATGGAAACTGTAGAAAATGAGGACATAAAGCAGCTCAAAGCAGAGCTTATCTCCGTGAAATCTGAAGCAGCAAAATTGAAATCTGCATTGGATGTTGCTGAGGCACGGTACCAAGAAGAATATATCCAGAGCACATTGCAGATTCGAAGTACATATGAACAGCTGGAGCATACAAAATCGGAGTCATGTAAGCGACAAGCTGAATTATGCGAGGAACTGAAAATAGCTAAAGCTGACATGGAAGAGCTTAGGACGAGCCTGATGGAGAAGGAAACGAGGTTGCAGGGTGTGTCGGAAGAGAATGAGGGGCTCAAGTCAAAGATGAAGCTGAGCCAGCCTAGTGAAAGAGAATCTGAACTCGTGGGGCAGCTCAGAAAATTGGAAGTTAATGTAGCTGAGTTGAAGGAAACACTAATGGATAGAGAGACCGAACTGCAGAATATAACCGAGGAGAACAGCTCGCTGAAAATGGAGATAGAGAGGCGGGAATCAGAGAAGAACAAGATTACTGATGAGGCTGTTGCTTCGGCAGAAGCAGCAAGAGCTGCAGAGCGAGAGGCACTGATGAAACTCGGTTCCATAACAGAAGAAGCGGATAAAAGCAACCATAGAGCAGTTCGGGTAACCCAGCAATTAGATGCTGCACAGACTGCAAATTCTGAGTTAGAGGCCGAGTTAAGGAGACTTAAAGTGCAGTCGGATCAGTGGAGGAAGGCTGCGGAAGCAGCTGCCACCATACTATCTGCTGGAAACAATGGAAAGGTTGTGGAGAGAACCGGTTCACTTGataataatttcaattctatcACTGGCAAGATGACTTCTCCTTATTCAGAAGACACAGATGATGACTCGCCcaagaagaaaaacacaaacatgttGAAGAAGATTGGAGTTTTGTGGAAGAAGAATCATTGAGTGTCCAAGGTAGCGTTTCATGATTGTTGGTTTATTGCTCAAATGGTTTAACTCATTTTGTTCCATAATCATACTACTTGCTGGCCTTTCTGTTTTTGGTTATTTTCAGGTTTCAAGCACTACTTGGGGAACTTTTAACCTTACAAAGATCATGGTGTCACAACATCACAAAAATATGTATATTTGAAGATGATGGTGGTTTCAATTCCCTCAGCTTTGTAATGGCGCAATGCTTGGTCTTTTTGAAGTTTTCATGTCATCACATTCCTAGTTACTAGTTAGTGGGTAATAGAGAAGGGTGAGGACTCCATGTTGGGCAACTTTTGATGATGTATGTAATTTAACAACTATCATGTATGTTTTATGTTATATGCCATCTTTTGAATAAACGAAGAAaaaaggggcattttcttatctgacccttttcttttcttttcccctTAAAATTAGAATGAGATACAATTCACATCACTCTTGCTTAATTGATTTCATTGTGCTACACAACCAAGGTTACTAGCATATTTATATCACCAGTGATATTAGGagctatttttttttggattatcAACATCATTTattcttttctaaaaattattttatttattttatatgataaattttttacttCTAAATTCCAAATTATACATCTTAATCTTCCAAAAACAAaaggttttaaaatttaaagaaagaatTAAGTAATTATAACTTAGTTCTCTATGCTTTCTGATATGGAATATATAAATTTCATACTTTTTTCAAGTAAAGATTAAATAATTGAGTGGCTGAGTTCACAACCGAATAGTTAGTTTTTTATATGTCTCAATTTGTAATTCTATATTCAATATTCAATTCctgtctatttttttttaatactctctaagaataatttttaaagcctactactttttttttacaaaaaaatgaaaaacaaaaagaaagacaaaTTTTTTAACACAGTTATAAAACTAAGTAATTGACTATTGATGGATTGCGAGTTTTGCTAACAAAGTGTTTAAtatagaaattcaaaattttctacATGACACTAAAAGGTAgtgtttgaaatttttaaaattttagttttagaatatCGGATTGAAATTTTTGAAGATAAAGACTGAAactgtaataatattttttttaaaaaatatttttatttaattttttaaattctaaatttactCTTtaatctttgtatttattttaaactaaatataattcttaaatataactcaatttaatatattttatactaaatataatataaaaatttaatttattttctgccTCATCCTCTCGATTTTAGTCTCTTTTCTAAATGTAAcctaatttattatataaatattatatttatacacaCTATAATAGACTGTATGCAAAATATATTCGAATTCTCAACTGTCACTTAAACAAACTAATAAACTTCCAAACCAATTtcattactcttttctctttttttatacaAGTGCTAATAAACATAGGGtaggttatattttttttcaattccaATAAGTAAATAATAAGATATACTAACCAACTTGAGTTGGTCGAGtggtccgcttaagcaagtatcGGGAGTTTCAACTCCATCTTATATATGTAGCAATTCATTGGCCAACAACAACAGATCCTTGCCGGGTTGAAGATACTATTtgagtaaacaaaaaaaaaagaccgCAGTTTAGGCTCACGAtccatatataataa
This sequence is a window from Arachis duranensis cultivar V14167 chromosome 2, aradu.V14167.gnm2.J7QH, whole genome shotgun sequence. Protein-coding genes within it:
- the LOC107463662 gene encoding interactor of constitutive active ROPs 2, chloroplastic isoform X2, coding for MPRRKSPATPRAGRQSRAPGSDSDSASSSPNPLSKTPKDKIPKVVEHKSPRSPLSEKKRPTRVQELESQLAQLQEDHKRAKDQLNSSESWKRKAQQEAEEAKKQLVAMTKELEESQHQLLELSASEEERIQELRKISQDRDRAWQSELEAVQKQHAMDSSALASAMNEIQKLKMQLERARESEASQANNADTAHAEIQELRMELDETLSFLEKLKNEVNDCKESESRALEIVGKTQMQLEEANKTVETLQLEAMKASEAYKAIALELEQSRGQVKALEEHVNKLQADLACGAKKDTSGPSNEPGTEMETVENEDIKQLKAELISVKSEAAKLKSALDVAEARYQEEYIQSTLQIRSTYEQLEHTKSESCKRQAELCEELKIAKADMEELRTSLMEKETRLQGVSEENEGLKSKMKLSQPSERESELVGQLRKLEVNVAELKETLMDRETELQNITEENSSLKMEIERRESEKNKITDEAVASAEAARAAEREALMKLGSITEEADKSNHRAVRVTQQLDAAQTANSELEAELRRLKVQSDQWRKAAEAAATILSAGNNGKVVERTGSLDNNFNSITGKMTSPYSEDTDDDSPKKKNTNMLKKIGVLWKKNH
- the LOC107463662 gene encoding interactor of constitutive active ROPs 2, chloroplastic isoform X1; its protein translation is MQTTKARASTSEMPRRKSPATPRAGRQSRAPGSDSDSASSSPNPLSKTPKDKIPKVVEHKSPRSPLSEKKRPTRVQELESQLAQLQEDHKRAKDQLNSSESWKRKAQQEAEEAKKQLVAMTKELEESQHQLLELSASEEERIQELRKISQDRDRAWQSELEAVQKQHAMDSSALASAMNEIQKLKMQLERARESEASQANNADTAHAEIQELRMELDETLSFLEKLKNEVNDCKESESRALEIVGKTQMQLEEANKTVETLQLEAMKASEAYKAIALELEQSRGQVKALEEHVNKLQADLACGAKKDTSGPSNEPGTEMETVENEDIKQLKAELISVKSEAAKLKSALDVAEARYQEEYIQSTLQIRSTYEQLEHTKSESCKRQAELCEELKIAKADMEELRTSLMEKETRLQGVSEENEGLKSKMKLSQPSERESELVGQLRKLEVNVAELKETLMDRETELQNITEENSSLKMEIERRESEKNKITDEAVASAEAARAAEREALMKLGSITEEADKSNHRAVRVTQQLDAAQTANSELEAELRRLKVQSDQWRKAAEAAATILSAGNNGKVVERTGSLDNNFNSITGKMTSPYSEDTDDDSPKKKNTNMLKKIGVLWKKNH